One Methylomonas sp. LL1 DNA window includes the following coding sequences:
- a CDS encoding nucleotidyltransferase family protein has protein sequence MMKPSEALESKRMVIRQLVGRFRAANPRVFGSVLYGTDRDGSDLDLLVDTLPGATLFDLGGLQLELEDLLAVPVDLLTPGDLPSKFRDRILAEAQPV, from the coding sequence ATGATGAAGCCGTCGGAAGCCTTGGAATCCAAGCGCATGGTGATTCGCCAGTTGGTCGGTCGGTTCCGGGCGGCCAACCCAAGAGTTTTTGGCTCGGTGCTTTACGGCACCGACCGCGACGGCAGCGATCTTGATTTGTTGGTGGATACGCTGCCCGGAGCGACCTTGTTTGATCTCGGCGGATTGCAACTTGAACTAGAAGATTTGTTGGCAGTTCCCGTCGATCTGCTGACTCCCGGCGATCTTCCTTCGAAATTCCGCGATCGGATATTGGCCGAAGCCCAACCAGTATGA
- a CDS encoding HepT-like ribonuclease domain-containing protein, translating into MIVNRLADYLDHMQQAASDACSFVEGLSKEEFLSDKRTQQAVVMSLIIIGEAATKVMDRYPAFIEKHSNVPWRNMRGMRNRIAHGYFEINFEVVWDTVCSALPELLSQLSLVRSDADAEDD; encoded by the coding sequence ATGATTGTCAATCGCCTTGCCGATTATCTCGACCACATGCAACAAGCCGCATCCGATGCTTGTAGTTTTGTCGAAGGTTTGAGCAAGGAAGAATTTCTTAGCGATAAACGCACGCAACAAGCGGTAGTGATGAGTTTGATCATCATCGGTGAAGCCGCAACCAAGGTGATGGATCGTTATCCCGCCTTCATCGAAAAGCATTCGAATGTGCCCTGGCGGAACATGCGCGGCATGCGCAATCGGATTGCCCACGGTTATTTTGAAATCAACTTCGAAGTGGTTTGGGATACGGTTTGTTCTGCTTTGCCGGAGCTATTGAGTCAACTGTCGTTGGTGCGTAGCGATGCCGATGCAGAAGATGATTAG
- a CDS encoding type I restriction endonuclease subunit R — protein sequence MKFTEDTRVKIPVILHLVRLGYQYLSLKEQRWDLESNLFPDLFKAAISKINPGMADADVDRLFADVKLTLDNDDLGQAFYQKLIDRSGTKLIDFENFNNNSFHVVTELTYQNGDEEFRPDITLLINGMPLVFIEVKKPNNREGILAERDRINKRFQNAKFKRFVNVTQLMIFSNNMEYDDGDVQPIQGAFYASPSYLEPQFNYFREEEVLNWTAMLKPLSDETERNVLKDNNLEVIRSNPEFITNKDPNRPTNRICTSLLSRERLAFVLRYALTYVHETDGLQKHVMRYPQLFATKAIERKLNDGIKKGIVWHTQGSGKTALAYYNVRFLTDYFQQRQIVPKFYFIVDRIDLLTQAHREFTSRGLTVHTIDSREAFSRDIKATQVIHNHSGKPEITVVNIQKFKDDPDVVSTKDYDVAIQRVYFLDEVHRSYNPKGSFLANLDQSDRNAVKIGLTGTPLLGDDYNSRTLFGDYIHKYYYNASIADGYTLRLIREEIATNYKIALQQALAEAEVLQGDVDRKLVYAHPAFVEPMLDYIVTDFEKSRGALNDASIGGMVICDSAEQARQLFELFNAKYAKAPVPAEAAANDPDFPQLKQAAETSGFYRVKRKQDNKVRSAALILHDVGGKEERKDWVEDFKAGKIDFLFVYNMLLTGFDAKRLKKLYLGRVIRKHNLLQALTRVNRTYKDFRYGYVVDFADIRQEFDATNKAYFDELQAELGDEMEHYSHLFKSQEEIAAEIEHIKDMLFRFDIENAEVFSQQISAIQDRETVLALKKSLADAKSLYNLIRLQGEYGFLEQLDFQKLNQLYRETSNRLDLLNLKETIEQGSDTINLLNVALEEVIFKFIKIGEEELVLADKLKNTLRRTREALASNFDQQDPKFVTLKEELERLFKKKNLSEVTQDDMNANIDALNKIHERIKELNRQNQQLRDKYHGDAKYTRIHKRLIEHGGLSDSERQIFAALTGIKQDADQQVLQNTQMLDNESYFERTMMPIVINRFMKQQHIKLNPDASHYINHLVVAEYLKEFNTGASNW from the coding sequence ATGAAGTTTACCGAAGATACGCGCGTCAAGATTCCAGTCATCCTGCATTTGGTTCGTCTCGGCTACCAATACTTATCACTGAAGGAACAGCGATGGGATTTGGAGAGCAACTTATTTCCCGATTTGTTTAAAGCCGCAATCAGCAAGATCAATCCCGGTATGGCCGATGCGGACGTAGATCGTTTGTTCGCGGATGTAAAACTCACGCTGGACAACGACGACCTCGGCCAAGCTTTCTACCAAAAACTGATAGACCGCTCCGGCACCAAGCTGATCGACTTCGAGAACTTCAACAATAATAGCTTCCACGTCGTTACCGAGCTAACCTACCAAAACGGTGACGAAGAATTCCGGCCCGACATCACCTTGCTGATCAACGGCATGCCGCTGGTGTTTATCGAAGTTAAAAAGCCTAACAACCGCGAAGGCATACTCGCCGAACGAGACCGCATCAATAAACGCTTCCAAAACGCCAAGTTCAAGCGTTTCGTCAACGTCACTCAGTTGATGATCTTCTCCAACAACATGGAGTACGACGACGGCGACGTTCAGCCGATTCAGGGCGCGTTTTATGCCAGCCCGTCTTATCTGGAACCGCAATTCAACTATTTCCGCGAAGAAGAAGTGTTGAATTGGACGGCTATGCTCAAGCCCTTATCCGACGAGACGGAACGGAATGTCCTGAAAGACAATAATCTGGAAGTCATCCGCAGCAATCCGGAATTCATCACCAATAAAGACCCTAACAGACCAACCAATCGGATTTGCACCTCGTTGTTGAGCCGAGAGCGGCTGGCGTTTGTATTACGTTACGCCTTGACCTACGTTCATGAAACCGACGGCTTGCAAAAGCATGTCATGCGTTACCCGCAGCTATTCGCCACCAAAGCCATCGAGCGTAAACTCAACGATGGTATTAAGAAAGGCATCGTCTGGCACACCCAGGGCAGCGGCAAAACCGCGCTGGCCTATTACAACGTGCGTTTTTTGACCGATTACTTCCAACAGCGGCAAATCGTCCCCAAGTTCTATTTCATCGTCGACCGTATCGACTTGCTGACTCAAGCGCACCGGGAATTCACCAGTCGCGGCTTGACCGTGCATACCATCGACTCGCGCGAAGCCTTCAGCCGCGACATCAAAGCCACGCAAGTGATCCACAACCATTCCGGCAAGCCCGAGATCACCGTCGTCAACATCCAAAAATTCAAGGATGACCCGGATGTGGTTTCCACCAAGGATTACGACGTTGCCATTCAGCGGGTGTACTTTCTGGATGAAGTACACCGCAGCTACAACCCCAAAGGCAGCTTCCTGGCCAATCTGGACCAATCCGACCGCAACGCCGTCAAAATCGGCCTGACTGGCACGCCGTTGCTGGGCGACGATTACAACTCCCGCACCCTGTTCGGCGACTATATCCACAAGTATTACTACAACGCCTCTATTGCCGACGGCTACACCTTGCGACTGATCCGGGAAGAAATCGCCACCAACTATAAAATCGCCCTGCAACAGGCACTGGCGGAAGCGGAAGTATTACAAGGCGACGTCGACAGGAAACTGGTCTACGCTCATCCTGCCTTCGTCGAACCGATGCTCGATTACATCGTCACCGATTTCGAAAAAAGCCGAGGCGCGCTGAACGATGCCAGTATCGGCGGCATGGTGATTTGCGACAGCGCGGAACAAGCCCGGCAACTGTTCGAGCTATTCAATGCCAAATACGCAAAAGCCCCTGTTCCGGCAGAAGCAGCCGCCAATGATCCCGACTTTCCCCAGTTAAAACAGGCAGCCGAAACGTCCGGCTTTTACCGAGTCAAACGCAAACAAGATAACAAGGTCAGATCGGCGGCCTTGATTCTGCACGATGTCGGCGGCAAGGAAGAACGCAAGGATTGGGTGGAGGATTTCAAGGCCGGCAAAATAGACTTCCTGTTCGTATACAACATGTTGCTCACCGGTTTCGATGCCAAGCGCCTGAAGAAACTCTACCTGGGCCGGGTGATCCGTAAACACAACCTGCTGCAAGCCTTGACGCGGGTCAACCGCACCTACAAAGACTTTCGCTATGGCTATGTGGTGGATTTTGCCGATATTCGCCAGGAGTTCGATGCCACCAACAAGGCCTATTTCGACGAACTGCAAGCCGAACTTGGCGACGAGATGGAGCATTACTCCCACCTGTTTAAATCCCAGGAGGAAATCGCCGCTGAAATCGAACATATCAAGGATATGCTGTTTCGATTCGATATTGAAAATGCCGAAGTGTTTTCCCAACAGATCAGCGCCATACAAGACCGGGAAACCGTACTGGCCTTGAAAAAATCCCTGGCCGATGCCAAGAGCCTGTACAACCTGATCCGCTTGCAGGGCGAATACGGCTTTTTGGAACAGCTGGATTTTCAAAAACTCAATCAGCTCTACCGGGAAACCAGCAATCGCCTGGATTTGCTCAATCTCAAGGAAACCATCGAACAGGGCAGCGATACCATCAACCTGCTGAACGTCGCGTTGGAAGAAGTGATCTTCAAGTTCATCAAGATCGGCGAAGAAGAGCTGGTATTGGCCGACAAGCTGAAAAACACCCTGCGCCGCACCCGTGAAGCGCTGGCCAGCAACTTCGACCAACAAGACCCCAAGTTCGTCACCTTAAAGGAAGAGCTGGAACGGCTGTTCAAGAAAAAGAATTTGTCCGAAGTGACGCAGGATGACATGAACGCCAATATCGACGCCCTGAACAAAATTCATGAGCGCATCAAGGAACTGAACCGCCAGAACCAGCAACTGCGCGATAAATACCACGGCGATGCCAAATACACCCGCATTCATAAACGCCTGATCGAACACGGCGGCCTGTCCGATTCCGAACGTCAAATCTTCGCGGCACTGACCGGCATCAAACAGGACGCCGACCAGCAAGTGCTGCAAAATACCCAAATGCTGGATAATGAAAGTTATTTCGAGCGCACCATGATGCCGATTGTCATCAACCGCTTCATGAAACAGCAACACATCAAACTCAATCCTGACGCCAGCCATTACATCAACCATCTGGTCGTCGCGGAATACCTGAAAGAATTTAATACCGGAGCAAGTAATTGGTAG
- a CDS encoding HsdM family class I SAM-dependent methyltransferase produces the protein MVELEFQQKTKALIDSLKAICANYGLGNDGNEFKIITQTFLYKFLNDKFAFEAKKLDASIAKADKWEEALAQLSANDLEMLQLQLGPDTARLKPSHFINYLFSQQNAPDFAKLFDDTLMDIAISNNDVFAVKTDGGAKVVLFDRLSNYIADDSKRDEFCRAIINKLVEFSFERIFNQKFDFYATIFEYLIKDYNSNSGGKYAEYYTPHAVARIMAAILVPEDQQGIVKNVSVYDPSAGSGTLLMNVAHAIGENRCSIFTQDISQKSSNLLRLNLILNNLVHSIPNVVQGNTLLHPSHKDGGELKRFDYIVSNPPFKMDFSDFRDDLDTKANKQRFFAGIPKIKAKATDKMEIYQLFLQHIIYSLKPSGKAAVVVPTGFITAQAGIDKAIREHLVNNQMLAGVVSMPSNIFATTGTNVSILFIDTLNLGKVVMIDASNLGEKIKDGKNQKTVLTAAEEQRIIDVFNGKQQQDDFSVVVSYRDIAAKNYSLSAGQYFDVKIEYVDITPEQFAEKMRVFNENLDSLFGQSRELEAEIKKQIAGLKFNA, from the coding sequence TTGGTAGAGCTGGAATTTCAACAAAAAACCAAAGCCCTGATCGACAGCCTGAAAGCCATTTGCGCCAATTATGGCCTGGGCAATGACGGCAACGAATTCAAAATCATCACCCAGACTTTTCTCTACAAGTTCTTAAACGACAAATTCGCTTTCGAAGCCAAAAAGCTGGATGCATCCATCGCCAAGGCCGACAAATGGGAAGAGGCGCTGGCCCAACTCAGCGCAAACGATCTGGAAATGCTGCAATTGCAACTGGGCCCGGACACCGCGCGCCTGAAACCCAGCCATTTCATCAATTACCTGTTCAGCCAGCAAAACGCGCCGGACTTCGCTAAGCTGTTCGACGACACCCTGATGGACATCGCCATCAGCAACAACGACGTGTTCGCGGTCAAAACCGACGGCGGCGCGAAAGTGGTGCTGTTCGACCGCCTCAGCAACTACATCGCCGACGATTCCAAACGCGACGAATTCTGCCGCGCCATTATCAACAAACTGGTGGAGTTCAGCTTCGAGCGCATCTTCAATCAAAAATTCGACTTCTACGCCACCATCTTCGAATACCTGATCAAGGACTACAACAGCAACAGCGGCGGCAAATACGCCGAGTATTACACCCCGCACGCCGTGGCCCGCATCATGGCGGCGATTTTGGTGCCGGAAGATCAACAAGGCATCGTCAAAAACGTCAGCGTCTACGATCCGTCGGCGGGTTCCGGCACCTTGTTGATGAACGTCGCCCACGCCATCGGCGAAAACCGTTGCTCGATATTCACCCAGGACATTTCGCAAAAATCCTCCAACCTGCTGCGCCTGAATCTGATCCTCAATAATCTGGTGCATTCCATCCCCAACGTCGTCCAGGGCAACACCTTGCTGCACCCGTCGCACAAGGACGGCGGCGAACTCAAGCGTTTCGATTACATCGTCTCCAATCCGCCGTTCAAAATGGACTTCAGCGATTTCCGTGACGACCTCGACACCAAAGCCAACAAGCAACGCTTTTTTGCCGGTATCCCCAAGATCAAGGCCAAGGCCACCGACAAAATGGAAATCTACCAGTTGTTCCTGCAACACATCATTTACTCGCTTAAACCCAGTGGCAAGGCGGCGGTCGTGGTGCCGACCGGCTTCATCACCGCCCAAGCCGGCATCGACAAAGCCATCCGCGAACATCTGGTCAACAATCAAATGCTGGCCGGCGTGGTGTCCATGCCCAGCAACATCTTCGCCACCACCGGCACCAACGTTTCCATCCTGTTCATCGACACCCTGAATCTGGGCAAGGTGGTGATGATCGACGCCTCCAACCTGGGCGAGAAGATCAAGGACGGCAAAAACCAGAAAACCGTGCTCACCGCCGCCGAAGAGCAACGCATCATCGACGTCTTTAACGGCAAGCAGCAGCAGGACGATTTTTCGGTGGTGGTCAGCTACCGCGACATCGCCGCCAAGAATTACTCGCTCAGCGCCGGGCAGTATTTCGATGTGAAGATTGAATATGTCGATATAACGCCGGAGCAGTTTGCCGAGAAGATGCGGGTGTTTAATGAAAATTTGGATAGTTTGTTTGGTCAGTCGCGGGAATTGGAAGCCGAGATTAAAAAACAGATTGCAGGGTTAAAGTTCAATGCCTAG
- a CDS encoding restriction endonuclease subunit S, with translation MQAYKTKPLGELANDITVGFVGTMASEYVSNGIPFLRSLNIKPYRFESTDLKYITKEFHEKIKKSALKPGDVAVVRTGNPGASCVIPDSLAEANCSDLVVIRCGENLDPHFVSYYINSVTHSHVKSQLVGAIQKHFNIGSAKELAFPNLTKQRQSEIASILKILDAKIELNNRINAELEAMAKSLYDYWFVQFDFPFDFASCPERSRREGKPAANGKPYKSSGGKMVYNPILKREIPVEWTVKNLNNCVDTILDHRGKTPTKLAGEWCNDADGIIAISAKNIKNGKLVNLESANKVNHELFNKWMPDKLKEGDILMTSEAPAGEFYFILGETKYCMSQRIFAIRANLSVIFPSVLYFELSKGNGLSQILSSLSGSTVFGIRQDVLREIKVLVPEIYLQELFNSIVLPQLKKIEIIDQETKHLEQIRDWLLPMLMNGQVTVQSSTGG, from the coding sequence ATGCAAGCATATAAAACCAAGCCTTTAGGCGAATTAGCAAATGACATTACCGTTGGATTTGTTGGCACTATGGCAAGTGAGTACGTTTCAAATGGAATACCTTTTCTCCGATCATTAAATATTAAGCCGTATAGGTTTGAATCAACGGACCTGAAATATATAACAAAAGAGTTTCATGAGAAGATTAAAAAGTCGGCCTTAAAACCCGGAGACGTAGCTGTAGTAAGAACCGGAAATCCTGGAGCATCATGCGTCATCCCTGATTCTCTTGCCGAGGCAAACTGCTCAGATTTAGTAGTGATTAGATGCGGAGAAAATTTAGATCCTCACTTTGTTTCTTATTATATAAATTCGGTAACTCATTCACATGTTAAAAGTCAGCTTGTTGGTGCTATTCAAAAGCATTTCAACATTGGGTCTGCTAAAGAATTGGCGTTCCCGAATTTAACAAAACAAAGGCAATCTGAGATTGCATCAATATTGAAGATACTCGACGCCAAAATCGAACTCAACAACCGCATCAACGCGGAGCTGGAAGCGATGGCGAAGTCCTTGTATGACTACTGGTTTGTGCAGTTCGACTTTCCCTTCGACTTCGCTTCCTGCCCTGAGCGGAGCCGAAGGGAAGGCAAGCCTGCCGCCAACGGCAAACCCTACAAATCCTCCGGCGGCAAAATGGTCTACAACCCAATCCTGAAACGGGAAATACCGGTGGAGTGGACTGTTAAAAATTTAAATAATTGTGTTGATACAATTCTTGACCATCGGGGTAAAACACCAACAAAACTAGCTGGCGAATGGTGTAATGATGCTGACGGAATAATAGCTATTTCTGCAAAAAATATAAAAAATGGAAAACTAGTTAATCTTGAGTCTGCAAATAAAGTTAATCATGAATTGTTTAACAAGTGGATGCCCGATAAGCTGAAAGAAGGCGATATTCTGATGACATCTGAAGCACCTGCGGGTGAATTCTACTTCATCTTAGGTGAAACTAAATACTGCATGAGTCAAAGGATTTTTGCCATAAGAGCTAACTTAAGTGTCATTTTTCCTTCAGTGCTTTATTTTGAACTATCAAAAGGTAACGGACTTAGCCAAATATTATCAAGTTTGAGTGGTAGTACTGTTTTTGGCATCAGACAGGATGTGTTAAGAGAAATAAAGGTTTTGGTTCCAGAAATTTATTTGCAAGAATTATTCAATAGCATCGTATTGCCACAATTAAAGAAAATAGAAATTATCGATCAAGAGACCAAGCACTTGGAACAAATTCGTGACTGGCTCCTCCCCATGCTGATGAACGGTCAGGTAACGGTTCAATCATCGACGGGTGGCTAA
- a CDS encoding glutamate-5-semialdehyde dehydrogenase: MNTNDVQTIARQSRAASRQLGSAPEAMRNLALAKMAEALESVKQQVLEVNAQEIVKARDEGQPDAMVKRLTIDDKTFNYMLSRLKKVAQLPDPLNRILTGHTNPAGLRVYKKSVPLGVIGIIYESRPNVTTDAAGVCIKSGNAVILRGGSEALQTNAILTDAMIAGAVAAGLPQHAIQIIRTPGHEAVGELLKMDDYIDVLIPRGGKGLIKRIAEGTRIPVIKHYDGICHLYIAVDADPEQAIALAVNSKCQSVQVCNALETLLVDQHCAEQLLPLLHEAFIANNIELRGCEATQRLLPNVQAATEEDWHSEYLAPILSVKVVDGIQQAIDHINHYGSGHTDGIVTQSLSMARQFEEQVDSASVMINASTRLSGGGDYGLGSVVGISTDKLHVRGPVGPDELTTYKWVAYGDGHLRG; this comes from the coding sequence ATGAATACCAATGACGTTCAAACCATTGCCCGCCAAAGCCGCGCGGCATCGCGCCAGTTGGGCTCAGCCCCCGAAGCCATGCGAAACCTGGCCCTGGCGAAAATGGCCGAGGCGCTGGAGTCGGTCAAGCAGCAGGTGCTGGAGGTCAATGCTCAGGAAATCGTCAAAGCCCGCGATGAGGGCCAACCGGATGCGATGGTCAAGCGGCTGACGATAGACGACAAAACTTTTAATTACATGTTGTCGCGCCTGAAAAAGGTGGCGCAGTTGCCGGACCCGCTGAATCGGATACTGACAGGCCACACCAATCCGGCCGGGCTGCGGGTCTATAAAAAATCGGTGCCGCTCGGCGTGATCGGCATCATCTATGAGTCTCGGCCCAACGTTACCACCGATGCCGCCGGCGTCTGCATCAAAAGCGGCAATGCGGTGATCTTGCGCGGCGGTTCGGAAGCGCTGCAAACCAATGCGATATTGACCGACGCGATGATAGCTGGCGCAGTCGCCGCCGGCCTGCCGCAACATGCGATCCAAATCATCCGCACGCCCGGCCACGAAGCGGTCGGCGAACTGCTGAAAATGGACGACTATATCGATGTGTTAATCCCGCGCGGCGGCAAAGGCCTGATCAAGCGCATCGCCGAAGGCACGCGGATTCCGGTCATCAAGCATTACGACGGCATTTGCCATTTGTATATCGCCGTAGACGCCGATCCCGAGCAGGCCATCGCCTTAGCCGTCAACTCCAAATGCCAGAGCGTGCAGGTCTGTAACGCGCTGGAAACTTTGTTGGTCGATCAACATTGTGCCGAACAACTGTTGCCGCTACTGCATGAAGCCTTTATCGCCAATAACATCGAGCTGCGCGGCTGCGAAGCGACGCAAAGGCTATTGCCCAATGTCCAAGCGGCGACCGAAGAAGACTGGCATAGCGAATATCTGGCGCCGATCCTGTCGGTCAAGGTCGTCGACGGCATTCAACAAGCCATAGACCACATCAATCACTATGGCTCGGGGCACACCGACGGCATTGTCACGCAAAGCCTGAGCATGGCTCGGCAATTTGAAGAACAGGTGGATTCGGCTTCGGTGATGATCAACGCCTCCACCCGCTTGTCCGGCGGCGGCGATTACGGCTTAGGCTCGGTAGTCGGCATCAGTACCGATAAACTTCATGTCCGCGGCCCGGTCGGACCAGACGAGCTGACCACCTACAAATGGGTGGCTTATGGGGATGGGCATTTGCGGGGATAG
- a CDS encoding type II toxin-antitoxin system VapC family toxin: protein MKLLLDTCAFLWIVRDAPQLSDKARALFEEPDHEVYLSVVSVWEIAVKHRLGRLPLADPPGIYIPRERERHGITPLILTETDALELEKLPDHHQDPFDRMLICQAKANDLVLLTPDRWIQAYPVATAW from the coding sequence ATGAAACTCCTGCTGGATACTTGTGCGTTTCTATGGATAGTGCGCGACGCACCTCAGCTTTCCGATAAGGCGCGCGCCTTGTTCGAGGAGCCGGATCACGAGGTTTATCTTAGTGTCGTTTCCGTATGGGAAATTGCGGTAAAGCATCGTCTGGGACGTTTGCCCTTGGCCGATCCCCCTGGAATCTATATTCCCCGCGAACGCGAAAGGCATGGCATAACGCCGCTGATACTGACGGAAACCGATGCCTTGGAGCTGGAAAAACTACCGGATCACCATCAAGATCCCTTTGATCGCATGCTGATTTGTCAGGCAAAAGCTAATGATTTGGTATTGTTGACACCCGATAGATGGATTCAAGCTTATCCGGTTGCTACAGCTTGGTAA
- a CDS encoding M48 family metallopeptidase — translation MSLETYFNGLYYAGRNRFSVRFSISRHGVAEIEVGEQNRLEISLHNTLLDLIGDPQTTLQISWDGENGRHALLCPEPALFDTLLRLNLPAPTLAQLATLQKKQQQGLKGEQHRVPLYLSLIAVFFIGGYFALHYSAPLVADLIPYQWEQKIGSFAFENYQIGKKTVSDKSVNDAVNTIVNRIDQFDGAEIVYQVAVVDADMINAFAFPGGYVVVTTGLIKNSDNPDQVAGVLAHEITHVLERHGMRKLVRQAGLGVLIGIVFGDVTALSQLIELSSQLDSLSFDRSQERNADDGAIKIMTAAGLSPQHLAAFFEKIQKADSISGDIPELFQTHPLSEERIKRVSAAAEPKQTFKFDMDWYKVKQAAE, via the coding sequence ATGTCTTTAGAAACCTACTTCAATGGACTGTATTATGCCGGACGTAACAGATTTAGCGTCCGGTTTTCCATATCCAGGCATGGCGTGGCGGAAATTGAAGTCGGTGAACAAAACAGATTGGAAATTTCCCTGCACAATACCTTACTGGACCTGATTGGCGATCCCCAAACTACATTGCAAATCAGTTGGGACGGCGAGAACGGTCGGCATGCCTTGCTCTGCCCGGAGCCGGCGTTGTTCGACACATTGTTGAGGCTTAATTTGCCTGCTCCGACTTTGGCACAACTAGCAACGCTACAAAAAAAGCAACAACAAGGCTTAAAGGGCGAACAACACCGGGTACCGCTCTATTTGAGCCTTATTGCGGTATTTTTTATCGGCGGCTACTTCGCGCTACATTATTCGGCGCCGCTGGTTGCCGATTTGATTCCCTACCAATGGGAGCAAAAAATCGGTTCCTTTGCCTTTGAAAATTATCAAATCGGGAAAAAAACCGTCAGCGACAAATCGGTGAATGACGCCGTCAATACCATCGTCAATCGCATAGACCAATTCGACGGCGCCGAGATCGTTTATCAAGTGGCGGTAGTCGATGCGGACATGATCAATGCCTTTGCCTTTCCGGGTGGCTATGTGGTGGTGACGACCGGCTTGATCAAAAATTCCGATAACCCCGACCAGGTTGCCGGAGTGCTGGCTCATGAAATAACCCATGTGCTGGAACGCCACGGCATGCGCAAATTAGTACGGCAGGCCGGATTGGGCGTATTGATCGGCATCGTGTTCGGCGATGTTACCGCGTTATCGCAACTGATCGAATTAAGCTCGCAACTGGACAGCCTGTCTTTCGACCGCAGCCAGGAACGCAATGCCGATGATGGAGCGATTAAAATCATGACAGCCGCCGGTTTATCCCCGCAACATCTGGCGGCCTTTTTCGAAAAAATCCAAAAAGCGGATTCGATTTCGGGGGACATTCCGGAACTGTTTCAAACCCATCCGTTGTCCGAGGAACGGATCAAACGCGTATCCGCCGCCGCCGAGCCAAAACAAACATTCAAATTCGACATGGACTGGTACAAGGTCAAGCAAGCCGCCGAATGA
- a CDS encoding TIGR00266 family protein, protein MKFNITNPGAFSTLLVHLEQGEAIKAESGAMITMSETLDVDSKMEKGLLGGLSRKLLTGESLFFQTITASRGPGEVMMASSYPGEIQILELDGSEEFLLQKDGFLAAEHSVQVATKAQNLTKGLFSGEGFFVMRISGRGKLAISTYGGIQKLTLAPGETRIIDNSHMVAWSANANYKIEKASKGWVSSFTSGEGLVCRFHGPGDVYIQTRNSPGFGSWIRQFIPTR, encoded by the coding sequence ATGAAATTCAATATCACCAATCCGGGGGCCTTTTCTACATTGCTGGTGCATCTCGAACAAGGCGAAGCCATCAAGGCCGAATCGGGAGCCATGATTACCATGAGCGAGACCCTGGATGTCGATTCCAAAATGGAAAAAGGTTTGCTGGGCGGATTGTCCCGTAAACTACTGACCGGCGAATCCTTGTTTTTTCAAACCATCACCGCTTCGCGCGGTCCCGGTGAAGTAATGATGGCGTCATCTTATCCCGGCGAAATTCAAATTCTGGAACTGGACGGTTCGGAAGAATTCCTATTACAAAAAGACGGTTTCTTGGCCGCCGAACATTCGGTGCAAGTTGCCACCAAGGCGCAGAATTTAACCAAGGGTTTGTTTTCCGGCGAAGGCTTTTTCGTGATGCGTATCAGCGGGAGGGGAAAATTGGCGATCAGTACCTACGGCGGCATTCAAAAACTCACGCTGGCGCCGGGCGAAACTCGTATTATCGATAATAGCCACATGGTGGCCTGGAGCGCCAATGCCAACTATAAAATCGAAAAAGCCTCGAAAGGCTGGGTTTCCAGTTTCACCAGCGGCGAAGGCTTGGTTTGCCGCTTTCATGGGCCGGGGGATGTTTATATCCAAACCCGCAATTCGCCCGGTTTCGGTTCATGGATTCGGCAGTTTATTCCGACCCGATAA